The following is a genomic window from Bacteroidota bacterium.
CACCTGAACAATGAATTTTGTCAAAACAAAAACTGCATCAATATCTTACAAATTATCCCAGCTTGCCTAATTTTTTGTATTCGTCCTGGAAATAGTATAGCTTTTTATCCGAATTTTGGATTTATGAATTATTCAGGCTAACCTTAAAATTACATGATCATGAAAAAGCTAATTATTACATTACTGATAACTGTATCTGTTTTTAGCCTGGTTAGAGCTCAAGCTTTTCAAAAAGGAAACTTTGTTGCTAATCTCGGGGTAGGTTTTGGTTGGTATGGTTATGGGTATGGAGTTTCTTCTTTACCTGCCTTTTCGTTAAGTGGAGAATACGGATTTTTGGATATCGAAAATGTTGGCACTATTTCACTCGGCGGTATAATCGGCTATAAGCATGCATCTTATGACTATTCATGGGTGGGTTATGCAGATAAATGGGTATGGAATGATATAATTGTCGCAGCCAGAGGGGCAATACACCCTCTTTTTATTAAGAATGACAAGGTTGATATCTATGGTGGCATTGCTTTGGGTGTTCGCCTGCAAACATGGAAATATTCCAATAATTTTACCGGGACACCTGAAAAATTCACTGACAATCACACAGATGGCTTATTTGCCTTTTACGTAGGCGGCCGTTATTTTTTCACGGATAACCTGGCTGCTTTTGGCGAACTTGGATATGGCCTTGGCTATTTCACAATTGGTTTGAGTTACAAAATCAAATAATTTATTTACCGGTTGACTTTCATAGTTATTAACCTGACACCACGGTGTATTTAATCCCAGAATCACAAGAGCGATAAATGAGAAAATAACTTATCCCTTCTTAAGGTATTAAAGCGAGATAATGGCGGGTATTTCCTCAAAACGAAATATTAGGTTCGTCATGGTCAAAGTAGAGGTTGAATTTGATGATATCAGAGTAAGCTGATAATTCCCTGACTAAATCGGTATTTGTAAATTTTCTTTTAAAGGTGAACTGATAGAGTGCATCCAGTTTTCCATTTTCGCCCTGAGTTTTCATGTTCACAAGTTTCACCCGCCGGCAGTATTTTTTTAGTATATCGGCAATGATGGTGTTAGTATCTTCTGTGGGTGCGTATACCAGTTGAAGTACAAATTCCGTTTTTCCTGGTGTGCCAAAGTTGAATGTAACCAGGATGATCACCACCAGGCAAATGGTAACGGAACCGGCAATAGCTATGGCATGCAGCCCGACGCCTGAGGCCATTCCCACGGCAAGGGCAAAGAAAATAAAGACAATATCCTGTACATCCCTCACTGCAGTCCGGAAACGTATAATAGACATGGCTCCGACGAGTCCGAAAGCCCTTGCCAGGTTATTGCCGATCACCATAATGACCAGCGCAGTGATCATGGCAAGCAACACCAATGAATTGACGTAGGTTGCAGAATAACTGGGACCTTTGTATATAAATCGGTATACCAGGGCGATGATCACACCGCAAATAAATGCGACACTCAGATTGGTCAGCACTGAGTAAACATTCAGTTGAAAAAGATCGATATTCTGGAATTCTTCTAACATGTGCTTGAGTTTTTATTATGCATCCTTATTAAGGGTGATCCTGCCCCCGCGTGCTGCATTCTCTCAGAAAGCTTATGTGTGTTGATGCACATGACATATTTTGAGGCTGCCTGCTTCATTAAACCAAGCCTTCCAATAACAGGTCGCAGCCAGAAAGGAAAGTTTTCCCTGAATTTTACTTCGAAGATAAAATGTTCTTTCATGGCATAACTGGCTTTTTCTTCCTTGAACAAGTCGTCAATACCCGGATAAGGCAAACTCCGGAGATTTTTATCAATGGTCAGTCGCATTTCCTGGCCAAACCGGTCAAAATATGCTTCCCTTTCATAAATCACCAGGATCACCGGCTTCAAACGCTGGCTGTAAACATGATAGAAGAATTTCCCTGCGCCGTTGATGTCATCACTTTTCCAGTGGTCATTTTCCTGATCGTAATTAATGTCGGAGCTGTTTAACAGTCGCCTTACAAAGTCGAATGTTAACTTTTCCCGCGACTTCTCTATGGGTTCTTTAAATTTACGCTTTATTTCCAGGAAAACGATATCATCACCGATTTTCTCATTATAACCTCTTATCCTGATCTTTTTCCTGACTTTGAAGCCATCGAGTTTTTCAAAATAGAAGTCGAACTGAGGTGTGTCAAAATATATTGATCTCACCTTATACTGATGATTCGCATCAGATGCAGCATAGGGATCCAGTTCGACAAAAGGACTGAAGGCTTCCCTGAGAGCAGCCAGTTTGCTAACCGGAACGATATATTTATACTCGTATTTCATTAATCAGAACGACAACATAAAATTTCGTTTCACATATTCAAAAAGTGATACCTTATCGCAATAAATTCTGCATTTGACCACCATTCCCGGATATATGCCGGGTGAAAATTCATTTGTCACAGCCTTGGCAATGACAACCTGCTGATTTTGGATCATGCTGACATTTTCATCAAAACCTTTAAAAGTTGCTCCAATGGTTATCTTATCATCCGGTGTTGAAAATCTGACGGCGTGCAGTTTACTGAGATACACACTATTCTGGTAGGGCACCGGGATTTTCAGCACCAGATAGCTGATATCACTAACTTTCAAGATGCCGCCGAGTGATGGGTCATAACTAAGTAAACCACCCAAAGGTGATAAGATTGTATACTGTTTTTTCTGTTCTTCAAGCCTTTCTATTTCCTTATCATACGATAGGATTTTCTGTTCTGTCAGCCCCTGAACCTGGTCTTTTTCACCTGTTTTCAAAGTTATCAGCTCATTAGAGGCCACTTCAGTGTTGATCTGGGCCAGTTTTAGTGCATTTTCATACGCTTCATCTTCAGAAAGAGTGATGACACTATCGAGGAACAGCTTATGCTGCCTCTCATAATTTTTTTTCTGCAGTTCAAGTTGTTCCACAGCATAATCATATTTTCTCTGTGCATGGTCTATCATCGGTTGTTTTTCGCCTGTCGACACGACATTAAGATTCGCCTGTTCAATATCGCGGAGATTTTTGAGCCGCACAATTTCATTTTCGATAAACCAGGATTCTATAAAAGCCACTGTATCGTCTTTATGGATCAGGGTGTCAGTCTGAATGTTGTGCTTCATCTTCAATTCTGCAATGTCACCTCTTTCGAACCGGTAATTCTTAAAATCACTCAGGGCATTGGTTTCATAATTATATGATTGACCCCAGAATCCTTCTGTTTCTCCCCGGGTAAGTTTCCACTCTTTCAATGGATAAATCTTAGCCGAAGTATAAAAGTTATAACGTACGGTGATGGGCAAAAAGACAGATAAAACAGCCAAAAGCAGGATAATGATCAGTATATAGCGCCGGTTGAAATGCATGAAAAATGCTTGCTGATTTCATTTGAACGCCCAAAGATATAATTTTTTCAAGCCCATTCTCAAGTGAATCTTAAACTTTCAAGAAACACCAAAAATTGAGAAAACGCAATTAAAATAACAGGGTATCAAAAAAACAACCCGCTAGTGGAAATTTTAATTAATTTAGTCCGTCATAATTTCAAGGCAAGTTAATCTGGCAAGTTTTTATGTGAACTGGTTTAATTATCTTTCACAAAATTCACTCCTATGCAATCACTTCCATACAGGATCACAGGTTTTATAACAATTACGTTCTGGATCATCATGTTGCCGTTGACAGCGCAGGTGAAAATCAATGAATATTCGGTTTCGAATAAAAATATCATCATGGATAATTATTCGGAACACGAAGATTGGATTGAATTATTTAATGTAGGTACATCACCTTTGGACATCGGAGGCTATTATATGAGTGATTCGCCTGACAATCTGCTACAGTGGCAGATCCCTGAAGGGGTTGTGGTTCCGGCGGGCGGATACCGGATCATCTGGGCATCGGGCCGTAATGAGGTATCGGGAGATTTTGTCCACACGAATTTCAGGCTCACTCAAACCAAACCTGATCCTGAATGGATTGTCATCACCGACCCAACGGGAATAATCATAGATCAGAAGCAGCTTGAGATCACACAGTTGAATCATTCAAGAGGACGCACCGTCGATGGAGGTGAAACCTGGGGAATATTCATTAATCCGACTGCCGGCGGTTCAAACAGTATATCTACCGCCTATCTGCGTTATGCAGCCAAGCCTATGATGAGCTCCCCAGCCGGATTTTACCTTGGAGCAATCACAGTTTCTATCTCAACAGATGAGCCGGATGCACTGATCAGATATACCACAAATGGAACGGAGGTGACAGCGTCATCGGATATTTATTCAGATCCAATAAATGTTACAAGTACCAAAGTGATAAAAGCGAGGGTGTTCAGCAATAATCCGGATGTGCTCCCAGGGCTGATGGAATTTAACACGTATTTTATCAATGTAAATACCACACTGCCGGTGATTTCGGTCGCCGGTAATAATTTGACCGAATTGCTTAATGGCAATGCAGGTCTTATTCCGTATGGATCAATAGAATTTTTTAACAAAATGAAAGTGCGGACTACGATAGGATATGGTGATTTCAACAAGCATGGCCAGGATTCATGGATACATCCCCAGCGGAGTATTGATTATGTTACACGTGATGAATGTGGATATAATTATGCCCTGAAGGAGAAGTTTTTTTCTTTGTCCGACCGTGATGAGTTTCAAAGGATCATGATGCGGGCTTGCGGCGATGACAATTATCCGGGAATCGACACCAGCGCCCTTATCCGTGATGATTTTGTACAGACCTTATCCCAGAAAGCAGGCCAGTACCTTGACTGGCGCAAGTCGGAACGATGTATAATGTATGTTGACGGCGTATACTGGGGAGTATATTCTATCCGGGAAAAGGTGCCTGATTGCGATTATACACAATTCTATTATGACCAGGGAAAATATGACATTCAGTTCATCATGCTTTGGGGTGGAACATGGGCTGAGTATGGAGGTGAGCAGGCTTTATTGGACTGGCACACTCTACATAATTTCATCGTCCTTAATAATATGAGCGATCCGGCAAATTACGAATTTGTCGCAAGTCAACTGGATATCACAAGCCTGGTGGATTATTTTCTCATCAACTCATACGTTGTATGTTCCGACTGGCTCAACTGGAATGTCGGATGGTGGCGCGGCCTCAATCCTGAAGGAAGCCACATGAAATGGGGATATACCTTATGGGATGAGGATGCTACCTTTGGACATTATGTTAATTATACAGGTATACCAGCTCAAAGTCCTTATCTTCTACCCTGTTATCCTGAAGACCTAACAAATTTATGGCAGGATCCGGAAGGACATGTGACTGTGTTAAATAAATTAAGGGAAAATCCGGTTTTTACACAGTATTATGTCTCACGCTATATCGATCTTCTGAATACGGCTTTCACCGATAGTTATGCAATAAACCTTCTCGACAGCATGGCGGCTATCATTGAGCCCGAAATGGAGAAACACTGTTTCAGGTGGGGCGGAACGGTCCAGGAGTGGAGATCGAATGTTGAGAAAATCAAAGATTTCATTATCACCCGCAACAGTATCCTGAAAGAAGGCCTGATCGATTGCTATTCTCTCACCGGCCCCTATGATATCGTTGTCGATGCCCAGCCGGCGGGTGTGGGACAGGTCACCATCAATTCCCTTGAATTAAGACAATTTCCGTGGGAAGGAGAATATTTCGGTAATATCGACGTAAAGCTGACAGCCGCCGCGCTGAGTCCACAATACGAATTTGACCATTGGATCCTGGTTAACCATGAGGTGACGCCTTCCGATACTTTAAAAGATGTCGTGTTAAGCCTGACCGTCGGTGACACTATCCTAGCAGTCTTTAAACCCAGAACTATTTCTGACTCACTGGTAATCAATGAAATCAACTATCACTCTGCCGATAATTTTGATCCGGGCGACTGGGTAGAGTTCTATAATCCCATGAATTATGATTTGAATATTACGGACTGGTATTTCAGGGATTCGGATGACCTGCATACCTTTACATTCCCTGAAGGAACCGTCATAGCATCAAAGGAATATCTGGTATTATGCAGGGATACAGCCCTGTTTCACCCGTTGTTTCCTGATGTTGAGAACTTCATAGGTGATATGGGATTCGGCCTATCGGCGACAGGAGAGCTGATCAGATTATATGATCCCACAGGCATTCTCATTGATACGGTGAATTACGATAATGTAGCACCATGGCCGACTGCAGCGGACGGTACCGGCCCAACCCTTGAATTAATTAATCCTGCTTATGATAATGCATTGCCCGAAAACTGGGCTGCTTCGGATGATCATGGGACACCCGGCGCAATCAACGGAGCTTATGTCGGCCTGCCACCCGTGACTGTAAATGAACCGGTTACCTGTCAGATTTATCCAAATCCTTTCAGATCGAGAGCCATATTTACGGTTAAACAAGACAGTGAAATTGAGGATGCAACTCTGAATATCTATAATATCTTTGGGACCCTTTTTAAACGGATCGAAAACATCCATGCCGACCAGATCGAAATTTCAAGAGATGGTCTTCGTCCGGGGATGTATATTTATACATTCCTCAATCAAAAGAAAAATTTGC
Proteins encoded in this region:
- a CDS encoding lamin tail domain-containing protein is translated as MQSLPYRITGFITITFWIIMLPLTAQVKINEYSVSNKNIIMDNYSEHEDWIELFNVGTSPLDIGGYYMSDSPDNLLQWQIPEGVVVPAGGYRIIWASGRNEVSGDFVHTNFRLTQTKPDPEWIVITDPTGIIIDQKQLEITQLNHSRGRTVDGGETWGIFINPTAGGSNSISTAYLRYAAKPMMSSPAGFYLGAITVSISTDEPDALIRYTTNGTEVTASSDIYSDPINVTSTKVIKARVFSNNPDVLPGLMEFNTYFINVNTTLPVISVAGNNLTELLNGNAGLIPYGSIEFFNKMKVRTTIGYGDFNKHGQDSWIHPQRSIDYVTRDECGYNYALKEKFFSLSDRDEFQRIMMRACGDDNYPGIDTSALIRDDFVQTLSQKAGQYLDWRKSERCIMYVDGVYWGVYSIREKVPDCDYTQFYYDQGKYDIQFIMLWGGTWAEYGGEQALLDWHTLHNFIVLNNMSDPANYEFVASQLDITSLVDYFLINSYVVCSDWLNWNVGWWRGLNPEGSHMKWGYTLWDEDATFGHYVNYTGIPAQSPYLLPCYPEDLTNLWQDPEGHVTVLNKLRENPVFTQYYVSRYIDLLNTAFTDSYAINLLDSMAAIIEPEMEKHCFRWGGTVQEWRSNVEKIKDFIITRNSILKEGLIDCYSLTGPYDIVVDAQPAGVGQVTINSLELRQFPWEGEYFGNIDVKLTAAALSPQYEFDHWILVNHEVTPSDTLKDVVLSLTVGDTILAVFKPRTISDSLVINEINYHSADNFDPGDWVEFYNPMNYDLNITDWYFRDSDDLHTFTFPEGTVIASKEYLVLCRDTALFHPLFPDVENFIGDMGFGLSATGELIRLYDPTGILIDTVNYDNVAPWPTAADGTGPTLELINPAYDNALPENWAASDDHGTPGAINGAYVGLPPVTVNEPVTCQIYPNPFRSRAIFTVKQDSEIEDATLNIYNIFGTLFKRIENIHADQIEISRDGLRPGMYIYTFLNQKKNLQVTGKFIIL
- a CDS encoding DUF4956 domain-containing protein, with translation MLEEFQNIDLFQLNVYSVLTNLSVAFICGVIIALVYRFIYKGPSYSATYVNSLVLLAMITALVIMVIGNNLARAFGLVGAMSIIRFRTAVRDVQDIVFIFFALAVGMASGVGLHAIAIAGSVTICLVVIILVTFNFGTPGKTEFVLQLVYAPTEDTNTIIADILKKYCRRVKLVNMKTQGENGKLDALYQFTFKRKFTNTDLVRELSAYSDIIKFNLYFDHDEPNISF
- a CDS encoding polyphosphate polymerase domain-containing protein yields the protein MKYEYKYIVPVSKLAALREAFSPFVELDPYAASDANHQYKVRSIYFDTPQFDFYFEKLDGFKVRKKIRIRGYNEKIGDDIVFLEIKRKFKEPIEKSREKLTFDFVRRLLNSSDINYDQENDHWKSDDINGAGKFFYHVYSQRLKPVILVIYEREAYFDRFGQEMRLTIDKNLRSLPYPGIDDLFKEEKASYAMKEHFIFEVKFRENFPFWLRPVIGRLGLMKQAASKYVMCINTHKLSERMQHAGAGSPLIRMHNKNSSTC